A stretch of Lactuca sativa cultivar Salinas chromosome 6, Lsat_Salinas_v11, whole genome shotgun sequence DNA encodes these proteins:
- the LOC111914130 gene encoding class V chitinase CHIT5a, translated as MVIRSLILLVFLTIVNLPFNHGQTESSEPLDVRAAYWPTFIDYPASNIDTSHFSHIYFAFVLPSPTTYVLNITPDHVTNLLEFTNAKSDWNPPAKTILSVGGGGGDDLRATFSRMASNQYSRASFINSTIEVARKYQFDGIDLDWEYPSSDSDMANLGLLLNEWREAIEQEANVNQKQRLILTSAVYYASRVYSDNGPLLYPIKAITQSVDWISPMCYDYHGSWENFTGLHSALYDPDSDLNTDFGIGSWIKAGVAPEKIVMGLPLYGKTWSLADPKVNNVGAKTIGTGPGSGELRYSEVIDFNKKNSAMVVFDDKRVSYYSYSGNSWMSYDDVRSIQSKVRYAKNQALSGYFLWALGQDLDWALSSAASETWLN; from the coding sequence ATGGTTATCCGAAGTCTCATTTTGCTCGTATTCCTAACCATCGTGAATCTTCCCTTCAATCATGGTCAGACAGAATCTTCCGAACCTCTAGATGTCCGAGCTGCGTATTGGCCTACGTTCATTGATTATCCCGCTTCTAATATCGACACGTCGCACTTCTCGCACATTTACTTTGCATTTGTTCTTCCGTCTCCGACAACTTACGTACTCAATATCACACCAGATCATGTCACAAACCTACTCGAATTTACCAACGCCAAGAGTGATTGGAATCCGCCAGCCAAGACCATCTTATCAGtcggaggtggtggaggtgatgACTTAAGGGCCACTTTCTCTCGCATGGCTAGTAATCAATATTCTCGTGCAAGTTTTATTAATTCGACTATTGAAGTAGCCCGAAAATACCAGTTTGATGGTATAGATCTTGATTGGGAATACCCATCAAGCGATTCTGATATGGCGAATCTAGGTTTATTACTTAACGAATGGCGAGAGGCTATTGAGCAAGAGGCCAATGTCAACCAAAAACAACGGCTCATACTGACATCGGCCGTTTATTATGCCTCCAGAGTTTACTCCGATAACGGACCTTTATTGTACCCGATCAAAGCGATAACTCAATCTGTTGATTGGATTAGTCCGATGTGTTATGATTATCATGGTTCTTGGGAAAATTTCACTGGATTGCATTCTGCATTATACGACCCAGATAGTGATCTCAATACAGATTTTGGTATCGGGTCATGGATTAAGGCAGGTGTGGCGCCTGAAAAGATTGTAATGGGCCTGCCGTTATATGGAAAGACATGGTCACTTGCGGACCCGAAGGTCAACAATGTCGGGGCCAAAACCATTGGGACAGGCCCGGGAAGTGGAGAACTGAGATACTCTGAAGTCATTGATTTCAATAAGAAGAATAGTGCAATGGTTGTGTTCGATGACAAAAGGGTTTCATATTATTCGTATTCTGGAAATTCATGGATGTCGTATGATGATGTCCGATCAATTCAATCGAAAGTCCGTTATGCAAAAAATCAGGCCCTAAGTGGCTATTTCCTTTGGGCATTGGGCCAAGATTTAGATTGGGCTTTATCGAGTGCAGCATCTGAAACATGGTTAAATTGA